The following coding sequences lie in one Xylocopa sonorina isolate GNS202 chromosome 15, iyXylSono1_principal, whole genome shotgun sequence genomic window:
- the LOC143430591 gene encoding zwei Ig domain protein zig-8, protein MALRWQARLSIAAILFMCTEDTLSLGDRTIDNMDRHASQSRPRNQLLVDLKPKAEPTFDYSQNTNVTALVGKTAYLTCRVRNLGDKTVSWVRHRDIHILTAGDYTYTSDQRFQALPVQNRDQNSEWSEWTLCIKWAQERDKGLYECQISTIPVKAHQFHLNVVVPTATILGGPDLYVGAGSTINLTCAIHFSSEPPAFIFWYYNENVLSYDSPRGGVSVITEKGTDVTTSWLLIQTAQPSDSGEYRCTPSNANTASIKVHVLNGERPEAMQTGTAGPILSSSCLLVSLIILYISSL, encoded by the exons ATACGCTGAGTCTGGGCGATCGCACGATAGACAACATGGATCGACACGCGAGCCAGAGCAGACCTCGGAATCAGCTGCTGGTGGACTTGAAGCCGAAGGCGGAGCCGACGTTCGACTACTCGCAGAACACCAACGTGACGGCGCTGGTCGGGAAGACCGCGTATCTCACGTGCAGAGTTCGAAACCTGGGCGACAAAACC GTATCCTGGGTCAGGCACAGGGACATTCATATTTTAACGGCGGGGGACTATACGTACACGAGCGATCAGCGATTCCAGGCGCTTCCCGTGCAAAATAGAGACCAAAATAGCGAATGGTCTGAATGGACTCTTTGCATAAAGTGGGCGCAAGAGAGAGACAAAGGACTGTACGAATGTCAGATCTCCACTATTCCCGTCAAGGCGCACCAATTTCACTTGAACGTCGTCG TGCCGACAGCGACGATACTCGGAGGCCCGGATCTCTACGTGGGCGCGGGCAGCACGATAAACCTGACGTGCGCCATACACTTCAGCTCCGAGCCGCCAGCCTTCATCTTTTGGTACTACAACGAGAACGTTCTCAGCTACGATAGTCCCAGGGGCGGTGTCTCCGTGATAACCGAGAAGGGCACCGACGTCACCACATCCTGGCTCCTTATCCAGACGGCGCAACCCTCGGACTCTGGGGAGTACAGATGCACGCCCAGCAACGCCAATACGGCGTCCATCAAAGTTCATGTTCTAAATG GCGAGCGACCGGAGGCGATGCAGACCGGAACGGCGGGACCTATCTTATCCTCGAGCTGTCTTTTGGTGTCTCTGATCATTTTGTACATATCGTCGTTGTAA